The Argiope bruennichi chromosome 9, qqArgBrue1.1, whole genome shotgun sequence genome contains a region encoding:
- the LOC129983927 gene encoding guanylate kinase-like isoform X3, translated as MDSLLHAIPVNGVYLPDFPWRCRYPREDWIIENVKWKSEKKFESLPRPIAVCGPSGSGKSTLLKRFLAEYKDYVEFSISHTTRKPRPNEIDGKDYHFVSREDMEKAIANGEFLEHAEFSGNIYGTSKNAVKQILKNGKLCILDVEMVGVKNLKKTDLNPKFIFVKTPSIEVLEERLRNRNTESEESLQKRLARAKEELVYGETPGNFDLVLVNDDLEEAYKQLKEFLLHDIENLKRRMHH; from the exons ATGGATTCCCTTCTGCATGCCATCCCTGTCAACGGCGTGTATCTACCCGACTTCCCTTGGAGATGTCGTTATCCTCGAGAAGACTGGATTATTG AAAATGTTAAATGGAAGAGTGAGAAGAAGTTTGAAAGTCTTCCTCGTCCCATTGCCGTATGTGGACCTTCAGGAAGTGGCAAATCCACTCTTCTAAAACGTTTCTTGGCAGAGTACAAAGACTATGTCGAATTTAGCATTTCTC atacCACAAGAAAGCCTAGACCCAATGAAATCGATGGAAAAG ATTACCATTTTGTAAGTCGAGAAGATATGGAGAAAGCTATTGCGAATGGCGAATTTTTGGAGCATGCCGAATTCTCAGGAAATATCTATGGCACTTC GAAAAATGCTGTTAAGCAAATCTTGAAGAATGGAAAACTTTGCATTCTGGATGTAGAAATGGTAGGagtgaaaaatctgaaaaaaactGACTTGAATCCAAAATTTATCTTTGTCAAAACACCCAGTATTGAAGTTCTG GAAGAACGTCTCAGAAACAGAAACACAGAATCTGAAGAAAGCCTCCAAAAAAGACTGGCTAGAGCTAAAGAAGAGTTAGTGTATG GTGAAACTCCTGGAAATTTTGATCTTGTTCTGGTGAATGATGATTTAGAAGAAGCATATAAACAGCTGAAAGAGTTTTTGCTTCAT GacattgaaaatttgaagagaagAATGCACCACTAA
- the LOC129983927 gene encoding guanylate kinase-like isoform X4: MQQNNGLFIENVKWKSEKKFESLPRPIAVCGPSGSGKSTLLKRFLAEYKDYVEFSISHTTRKPRPNEIDGKDYHFVSREDMEKAIANGEFLEHAEFSGNIYGTSKNAVKQILKNGKLCILDVEMVGVKNLKKTDLNPKFIFVKTPSIEVLEERLRNRNTESEESLQKRLARAKEELVYGETPGNFDLVLVNDDLEEAYKQLKEFLLHDIENLKRRMHH, encoded by the exons AAAATGTTAAATGGAAGAGTGAGAAGAAGTTTGAAAGTCTTCCTCGTCCCATTGCCGTATGTGGACCTTCAGGAAGTGGCAAATCCACTCTTCTAAAACGTTTCTTGGCAGAGTACAAAGACTATGTCGAATTTAGCATTTCTC atacCACAAGAAAGCCTAGACCCAATGAAATCGATGGAAAAG ATTACCATTTTGTAAGTCGAGAAGATATGGAGAAAGCTATTGCGAATGGCGAATTTTTGGAGCATGCCGAATTCTCAGGAAATATCTATGGCACTTC GAAAAATGCTGTTAAGCAAATCTTGAAGAATGGAAAACTTTGCATTCTGGATGTAGAAATGGTAGGagtgaaaaatctgaaaaaaactGACTTGAATCCAAAATTTATCTTTGTCAAAACACCCAGTATTGAAGTTCTG GAAGAACGTCTCAGAAACAGAAACACAGAATCTGAAGAAAGCCTCCAAAAAAGACTGGCTAGAGCTAAAGAAGAGTTAGTGTATG GTGAAACTCCTGGAAATTTTGATCTTGTTCTGGTGAATGATGATTTAGAAGAAGCATATAAACAGCTGAAAGAGTTTTTGCTTCAT GacattgaaaatttgaagagaagAATGCACCACTAA
- the LOC129983927 gene encoding guanylate kinase-like isoform X1, which yields MSLFTICKLTSNSTLFLRSFYNQNIISFSNKLCANKFTMEVANGVITKPYQNGISSLKSENVKWKSEKKFESLPRPIAVCGPSGSGKSTLLKRFLAEYKDYVEFSISHTTRKPRPNEIDGKDYHFVSREDMEKAIANGEFLEHAEFSGNIYGTSKNAVKQILKNGKLCILDVEMVGVKNLKKTDLNPKFIFVKTPSIEVLEERLRNRNTESEESLQKRLARAKEELVYGETPGNFDLVLVNDDLEEAYKQLKEFLLHDIENLKRRMHH from the exons ATGAGCCTTTTTACCATCTGCAAATTGACTTctaattcaactttatttttacgTTCGTTTTACAATCAAAACATTatatctttttctaataaattgtgCGCAAATAAGTTTACAATGGAAGTTGCTAATGGGGTTATTACCAAGCCTTATCAAAATGGAATTTCCAGCTTGAAATCAG AAAATGTTAAATGGAAGAGTGAGAAGAAGTTTGAAAGTCTTCCTCGTCCCATTGCCGTATGTGGACCTTCAGGAAGTGGCAAATCCACTCTTCTAAAACGTTTCTTGGCAGAGTACAAAGACTATGTCGAATTTAGCATTTCTC atacCACAAGAAAGCCTAGACCCAATGAAATCGATGGAAAAG ATTACCATTTTGTAAGTCGAGAAGATATGGAGAAAGCTATTGCGAATGGCGAATTTTTGGAGCATGCCGAATTCTCAGGAAATATCTATGGCACTTC GAAAAATGCTGTTAAGCAAATCTTGAAGAATGGAAAACTTTGCATTCTGGATGTAGAAATGGTAGGagtgaaaaatctgaaaaaaactGACTTGAATCCAAAATTTATCTTTGTCAAAACACCCAGTATTGAAGTTCTG GAAGAACGTCTCAGAAACAGAAACACAGAATCTGAAGAAAGCCTCCAAAAAAGACTGGCTAGAGCTAAAGAAGAGTTAGTGTATG GTGAAACTCCTGGAAATTTTGATCTTGTTCTGGTGAATGATGATTTAGAAGAAGCATATAAACAGCTGAAAGAGTTTTTGCTTCAT GacattgaaaatttgaagagaagAATGCACCACTAA